A stretch of Zootoca vivipara chromosome 13, rZooViv1.1, whole genome shotgun sequence DNA encodes these proteins:
- the LOC132592927 gene encoding olfactory receptor 14A16-like, which produces MNFNQEQTFIAAPTVLDTKYKLSEEGLNLCLSSCFLLEAAIILVMNAKIGNESSVSEFLLLEFSAVRELQILHFSLFLVLYLAIVFGNLLIIYAVAFDHHLHTPLYFFLMNLAIQDIGAVSVTLPKSMANSLMNTRHISYAGCVVQVLLFVFFLSSDTALLTVMAYDRYVAICNPLQYEKVMNRAACKQMVSGVWFAGLLNAVMHTTATFSTPFCSNIVNQFFCEIPQLLTLACSNLYLAEIGAIVVGIILVPGCFVFIVFSYVHIFTAVLKLPSVQGRKKAFSTCIPHLVVFSVFCFTACFAYLRPPSKTPSDLDFALTVMYTIVPPMFNPIIYSMRNKEIKNAVSKLLGVKRASMNIFSRLILKRLHLCS; this is translated from the coding sequence CAGTATTGGATACCAAATATAAGTTATCAGAAGAGGGCTTAAACCTATGCTTGTCTTCCTGTTTTCTTCTAGAAGCAGCAATCATTTTAGTGATGAATGCAAAGATAGGCAATGAATCCTCTGTCTCTGAATTTCTACTCCTGGAGTTTTCAGCTGTACGGGAACTGCAGATTTTacacttctctctcttcctggtATTGTACCTGGCAATTGTATTTGGGAATCTTCTCATCATCTATGCAGTAGCTTTTGACCACCACCTTCACACTCCCCTGTACTTCTTTTTGATGAACTTGGCTATCCAGGACATAGGGGCTGTTTCAGTCACCCTCCCCAAATCCATGGCCAATTCTCTCATGAATACCAGACACATTTCTTATGCTGGATGTGTTGTTCAGGTcctcttatttgttttctttctatcATCTGATACCGCCCTTCTTACAGTCATGGCATATGATCGCTATGTTGCCATTTGCAATCCCTTACAATATGAAAAGGTGATGAACAGGGCAGCCTGCAAACAAATGGTCTCTGGTGTGTGGTTTGCTGGCCTTCTCAATGCAGTCATGCACACGACTGCAACTTTTTCAACCCCTTTCTGCTCAAACATTGTCAATCAGTTTTTCTGTGAGATCCCACAGTTACTTACACTTGCCTGCTCTAATTTATACCTTGCAGAAATTGGAGCTATAGTGGTGGGTATAATACTTGTGCCTGGATGTTTTGTCTTCATTGTTTTCTCTTATGTGCACATCTTTACTGCGGTTCTGAAACTCCCTTCTGTTCAGGGAAGGAAAAAGGCCTTCTCCACTTGCATCCCTCACCTTGTTGTCTTCTCCGTATTTTGTTTCACAGCATGCTTTGCTTACCTTAGGCCTCCCTCTAAAACTCCATCTGACCTGGACTTTGCATTAACTGTGATGTATACCATTGTACCACCCATGTTCAATCCAATAATTTACAGCATGAGGAATAAGGAGATTAAAAATGCTGTATCAAAACTCTTGGGTGTGAAGCGCGCTTCTATGAATATCTTTTCCAGACTTATCCTGAAAAGGTTACATTTGTGTTCATAG
- the LOC132592928 gene encoding olfactory receptor 14A16-like, which translates to MNLNQEQTFIAAPTVLDSKYLLSEEDLNLCLSSCFLLEAAIILMMNAKIGNESSVSEFLLLEFSAVRELQILHFSLFLVLYLAIVFGNLLIISAVAFDLHLHTPMYFFLMNLAIQDIGAVSVTIPKSMANSLMSIRHISYAGCIAQVLSFVFFLSSDVALLTVMAYDRHVAICNPLQYEMVMNRAACKQMIAGVWVAGIFNAVMHTSATFATPFCSNIVNQFFCEIPQLLTLACSNLYLGEIVAMLLSIVFVFGCFVFIVVTYVHIFTAVLKLPSVKGRKKAFSTCIPHLVVFSVFCFTACFAYVRLPSKTPSDLDFALTVMYTILPPLFNPIIYSMRNKEIKNALSKLLGLRQSSLDISSKLVLKSYN; encoded by the exons ATGAACCtcaaccaagaacaaaccttcatTGCAGCTCCAA CAGTATTGGATAGCAAATATTTGTTATCAGAAGAGGACTTAAATCTATGCTTGTCTTCCTGTTTTCTTCTAGAAGCAGCAATCATTTTAATGATGAATGCAAAGATAGGCAATGAATCCTCTGTCTCTGAATTTCTACTCCTGGAGTTTTCAGCTGTACGGGAACTGCAGATTCTACACTTCTCTCTGTTCCTGGTATTGTACCTGGCAATTGTATTTGGGAATCTTCTCATCATCTCTGCTGTAGCTTTTGACCTCCACCTTCACACtcccatgtacttctttctgATGAACCTGGCCATACAGGACATAGGGGCTGTTTCAGTCACCATCCCCAAATCCATGGCCAATTCTCTCATGAGTATCAGACACATATCTTATGCTGGATGCATTGCTCAAGtgctttcatttgttttctttttatcatcTGATGTTGCCCTTCTTACAGTCATGGCATACGATCGCCATGTTGCGATTTGCAATCCCTTACAATATGAAATGGTGATGAACAGGGCAGCCTGCAAACAAATGATTGCTGGTGTGTGGGTTGCTGGAATTTTCAATGCTGTCATGCACACGAGTGCAACTTTTGCAACCCCTTTCTGCTCAAACATTGTCAATCAGTTTTTCTGTGAGATCCCACAGTTACTCACACTTGCCTGCTCTAATCTCTACCTAGGAGAAATTGTAGCAATGTTGCTGAGCATAGTATTTGTGTTTGGATGTTTTGTCTTCATTGTTGTCActtatgtacacatttttacTGCAGTTCTGAAACTCCCTTCTgtaaagggaaggaaaaaggcctTCTCCACTTGCATACCCCACCTTGTTGtcttctctgtgttttgtttcacGGCATGTTTTGCTTACGTTAGGCTTCCCTCTAAAACTCCATCTGACCTGGACTTTGCATTAACTGTGATGTATACCATTCTCCCACCATTGTTCAATCCAATAATTTACAGCATGAGAAATAAGGAGATAAAAAATGCTTTATCAAAGCTGTTGGGTTTGAGGCAATCTTCTCTGGATATATCTTCCAAGCTTGTTCTCAAAAGTTATAATTAA
- the LOC118078463 gene encoding olfactory receptor 14A16-like produces MNAKTGNESSVSEFLLLEFSAVRELQILHFFLFLVLYLATVFGNLLIISAVAFDHHLHTPMYFFLMNLAIQDIGAVSVTIPKSMANSLMNIRHISYAGCVAQVLSLFFFGSSDVALLTVMAYDRYVAICNPLQYEMVMNRAACKQMVAGVWVAGIFNAVMHTSATFATPFCSNIVNQFFCEIPQLLTLACSNFYLMEIGAILASITIVSGCFVFIVFTYVHIFTAVVKLPSVQGRKKAFSTCIPHLVVFSVFCFTACFAYLRPPSKTPSDLDFALTVMYTIVPPMFNPIIYSMRNKEIKNALSKLLGVNHASMNIFSRLILKRLHFSSLV; encoded by the coding sequence ATGAATGCAAAGACAGGCAATGAATCCTCTGTCTCTGAATTTCTACTCCTGGAATTTTCAGCTGTACGGGAACTGCAGATTCTACACTTCTTTCTGTTTCTGGTATTGTACCTGGCAACTGTATTTGGGAATCTTCTCATCATCTCTGCTGTAGCCTTTGACCATCACCTTCACACTCCTATGTACTTCTTTCTGATGAACCTGGCCATACAGGACATAGGGGCTGTTTCAGTCACCATCCCCAAATCCATGGCCAATTCTCTCATGAATATCAGACACATATCTTATGCTGGATGTGTTGCTCAAGTGCTTTCATTATTTTTCTTTGGATCATCTGATGTCGCCCTTCTTACAGTCATGGCGTACGATCGCTATGTTGCCATTTGCAATCCCTTACAATATGAAATGGTGATGAACAGGGCAGCCTGCAAACAAATGGTTGCTGGTGTGTGGGTTGCTGGAATTTTCAATGCAGTCATGCACACGAGTGCAACTTTTGCAACCCCTTTCTGCTCAAACATTGTCAATCAGTTTTTCTGTGAGATCCCACAGTTACTTACACTTGCCTGCTCAAACTTCTACCTAATGGAAATCGGAGCTATATTGGCGAGTATAACAATTGTATCTGGATGTTTTGTCTTCATTGTTTTCACTTATGTGCACATCTTTACTGCAGTTGTGAAACTCCCTTCTGTTCAGGGAAGGAAAAAGGCCTTCTCCACTTGCATCCCTCACCTTGTTGTCTTCTCCGTATTTTGTTTCACAGCATGCTTTGCTTACCTTAGGCCTCCCTCTAAAACTCCATCTGACCTGGACTTTGCATTAACTGTGATGTATACCATTGTACCACCCATGTTCAATCCAATAATTTACAGCATGAGGAATAAGGAGATTAAAAATGCTTTATCAAAACTCTTGGGTGTGAATCATGCTTCTATGAATATCTTTTCCAGACTTATCCTGAAAAGGTTACATTTCTCTTCGCTGGTCTAA